One Benincasa hispida cultivar B227 chromosome 5, ASM972705v1, whole genome shotgun sequence genomic window carries:
- the LOC120078167 gene encoding 7-deoxyloganetin glucosyltransferase-like isoform X1 — protein sequence MNSLSSILHSLYPIGPLHMLANQIDDEKLRAIGSNFWVEETEYIEWLNSKEPNSVVYVNFGSITVMTSEQLIEFAWGLADSGKPFLWIARPDLVVGDSAILPQEFVTQTKDRSLIASWCCQEQVLNHSSIGGFLTHSGWNSILESICAGVPMISWPFFAEQQTNCRYCCSEWGIGMEIDNNVKRNEVEKLVRELMDGEKGKQMKENVKNLKSKAEEAYKPGGCAWKQLDKLISEVLF from the coding sequence ATGAATTCTCTTTCTTCTATCCTTCATTCTCTTTACCCGATTGGTCCACTTCACATGCTTGCTAACCAAATAGATGATGAAAAACTGAGAGCAATAGGTTCGAATTTTTGGGTTGAGGAAACAGAATACATTGAGTGGTTGAATTCAAAAGAACCCAACTCAGTTGTTTATGTAAATTTTGGTAGCATCACAGTGATGACATCAGAACAATTGATTGAGTTTGCCTGGGGATTAGCTGATAGTGGGAAGCCATTCTTGTGGATTGCAAGGCCAGATTTAGTTGTAGGAGATTCAGCCATTTTGCCACAAGAATTTGTAACACAAACCAAAGATAGAAGCTTGATAGCAAGTTGGTGTTGCCAAGAACAAGTGTTGAACCATTCTTCAATTGGAGGGTTTTTAACACATAGTGGATGGAATTCCATTCTTGAAAGTATATGTGCTGGAGTTCCAATGATTTCATGGCCTTTCTTTGCTGAGCAACAAACAAATTGTCGTTATTGTTGCAGTGAGTGGGGGATTGGAATGGAAATTGATAACAATGTGAAAAGAAATGAAGTGGAGAAGCTTGTGAGAGAGTTAATGGACGGAGAAAAGGGTAAGCAAATGAAAGAGAATGTAAAGAATTTGAAGAGTAAAGCCGAAGAAGCATATAAACCTGGTGGTTGTGCTTGGAAGCAACTGGACAAACTCATCAGTGaagttcttttttaa
- the LOC120078167 gene encoding 7-deoxyloganetin glucosyltransferase-like isoform X2, giving the protein MGFTSKTNKPHAVCLPYPVQGHITPMVRMAKLLYHKGFHITFVNTEYNHQRLLKSRGPDSLDGLLDFTFRTIPDGLLISDANSTQDIPALCQSTSKNCLAPFCELISQLNSMAASPSSNVPPVSCIIGDGLMSFSMLAANEFNIPYALFWTSSACGYFGCLKYSVLVNQGLVRLKDESQITDGYLENTIEWTEGIKSIRLKDLPPFLRTTDPDDIMLNFVIQEMN; this is encoded by the exons ATGGGTTTTACCTCAAAAACTAATAAACCACATGCTGTATGTCTCCCATATCCAGTCCAAGGACATATCACCCCTATGGTAAGGATGGCTAAGCTTCTGTATCACAAAGGTTTCCACATAACTTTCGTCAACACCGAGTACAATCATCAGCGATTGCTCAAGTCGAGAGGCCCTGACTCGCTCGATGGCTTGCTGGATTTTACGTTCCGAACCATTCCCGACGGCCTTCTGATCTCCGATGCAAATTCTACTCAAGATATTCCTGCACTTTGCCAATCCACCTCCAAGAATTGCTTAGCTCCTTTCTGTGAACTTATTTCTCAACTTAACTCAATGGCTGCTTCTCCTTCTAGTAATGTCCCACCAGTTAGCTGCATTATTGGAGATGGTCTTATGTCTTTCTCTATGTTGGCTGCCAATGAGTTTAATATCCCATACGCTTTGTTTTGGACTTCCAGTGCTTGTGGCTACTTTGGTTGCTTGAAATATAGTGTGCTCGTCAACCAAGGCTTGGTACGACTCAAAG ATGAGAGTCAAATAACAGATGGATATTTGGAAAATACAATTGAATGGACTGAGGGAATAAAAAGTATACGTTTGAAAGACCTTCCTCCCTTTCTTAGAACAACAGATCCAGATGATATCATGCTCAATTTTGTCATTCAAGAAATGAACTGA